From Selenomonas ruminantium AC2024, a single genomic window includes:
- a CDS encoding TAXI family TRAP transporter solute-binding subunit, translated as MKFTGLKKALLAGLAVVAMAAVLTGCGGDNAAEKKFLNIGTGGTAGTYYPIGGAMAEVLNKDIPGMNASAQSTGASVANINMLKDGSVDLAIVQNDITYYAVNGTEMFKDKKVEGLKGIATLYPETCQAVTLESSGIKSIADLKGKKVAVGAAGSGVEANARQIMEAYGVTYNDIQVQYLSFAEAASALKDGNIDAAFLTAGYPTSAVQDIASQHKVRLLPVEASKADALIAKYPFYTKTVIPAGTYAGFDEEVPAVSVMAMLVANDKVDDKLGYELTKALFKNLDRIHAAHAAAKAILKEKALEGMPLPVNAGAEKFFKE; from the coding sequence ATGAAGTTTACAGGCTTGAAAAAAGCCCTGTTGGCAGGGCTGGCGGTTGTGGCTATGGCAGCGGTGCTCACCGGCTGTGGTGGTGACAATGCCGCAGAGAAGAAGTTCTTAAATATCGGTACCGGCGGTACGGCAGGTACGTATTACCCCATTGGCGGTGCCATGGCTGAAGTTCTCAATAAGGACATCCCGGGCATGAACGCCAGTGCACAGAGCACGGGGGCTTCGGTGGCAAATATCAATATGCTGAAAGATGGTTCTGTGGATTTGGCTATCGTTCAGAATGATATTACCTATTATGCGGTGAATGGTACGGAAATGTTCAAGGATAAGAAGGTCGAAGGCCTCAAGGGTATCGCTACCCTGTATCCGGAAACCTGCCAGGCGGTGACGCTGGAGAGCTCTGGCATCAAGTCCATCGCTGACCTCAAGGGCAAGAAGGTGGCCGTAGGTGCTGCCGGTTCCGGCGTAGAAGCCAATGCCCGCCAGATTATGGAAGCCTATGGTGTAACGTATAACGACATTCAGGTTCAGTATCTTTCCTTTGCAGAAGCTGCCAGCGCCCTGAAGGACGGCAACATTGATGCCGCGTTCCTGACGGCTGGTTATCCGACCTCCGCTGTACAGGATATCGCTTCCCAGCACAAGGTTCGCCTGTTGCCGGTTGAAGCATCCAAGGCAGATGCCCTGATTGCGAAATATCCTTTCTATACCAAGACGGTTATTCCGGCTGGTACCTATGCAGGTTTTGATGAAGAAGTTCCGGCTGTCTCCGTAATGGCTATGCTGGTAGCCAACGACAAGGTGGACGACAAGCTGGGCTATGAACTCACCAAGGCGCTGTTCAAGAACCTTGACCGTATCCATGCAGCTCATGCGGCCGCCAAAGCCATCCTGAAGGAGAAGGCTCTCGAAGGTATGCCGCTGCCGGTTAATGCTGGTGCAGAGAAGTTCTTTAAGGAGTAA
- a CDS encoding DUF1850 domain-containing protein yields the protein MQKEFLLCGLGLFLALWQILTLPCIVVRAGGERLYIGEVAAGLPLSIRFIHSVQKTPVEEYLAVDEARQGFLLTATKYQSFGVGLPFDAAEGEFHQEGDYFWLRGQERRYPKLALRVGVGTELTLSLAGKKFPLYEKYQPGTLVTVELMPLWKGLVMNE from the coding sequence TTGCAGAAAGAATTTTTACTATGCGGTTTAGGGCTGTTTTTGGCTCTTTGGCAGATACTCACCCTGCCCTGCATTGTCGTGCGGGCAGGAGGCGAGCGCCTTTATATCGGAGAGGTGGCAGCAGGTTTGCCGCTGTCCATACGTTTCATCCATTCTGTGCAGAAGACGCCGGTGGAGGAATATCTGGCGGTGGATGAAGCGCGGCAGGGATTTTTGCTGACGGCTACCAAGTATCAGTCCTTCGGCGTGGGGCTGCCCTTTGATGCGGCGGAAGGGGAGTTCCATCAGGAGGGTGATTATTTCTGGCTGCGGGGGCAGGAGCGGCGGTATCCAAAGCTTGCTCTGCGCGTGGGCGTCGGTACGGAGCTTACGTTAAGCCTTGCGGGGAAGAAGTTCCCTCTCTATGAAAAGTATCAGCCCGGCACGTTAGTGACGGTAGAGTTAATGC